In a genomic window of Candidatus Acidiferrales bacterium:
- a CDS encoding energy transducer TonB, whose product PIGPKESFTQREMKREEPPPRAPVEDKFAIAERPLPTLKELLPPVNWSTSGQRSNRNDGPVSLNTRDPQYITYFGSIKRAIEVVWQYPEMALRYGLQGKLLMEFSIMGNGELARARILRSSGSNLLDEEALRAVRSAAPFSPIPPWIGKENIDILASFEYYDNRLNYRFMP is encoded by the coding sequence CCGATCGGGCCGAAAGAATCCTTTACCCAACGGGAAATGAAACGCGAAGAGCCCCCGCCGCGCGCACCGGTGGAAGATAAATTCGCCATCGCCGAACGACCGTTGCCCACTCTCAAGGAACTCCTCCCGCCGGTGAATTGGTCGACGAGCGGGCAGCGATCCAATAGAAACGATGGCCCGGTTTCCCTCAATACCCGGGATCCGCAGTACATCACCTATTTTGGGAGCATCAAACGTGCCATTGAGGTGGTCTGGCAATACCCGGAGATGGCGCTCAGGTACGGCTTACAGGGAAAGCTGCTGATGGAATTTTCGATCATGGGTAACGGCGAGCTGGCACGAGCGAGAATCCTTCGCTCCTCCGGGTCGAACTTGCTCGACGAAGAAGCGTTACGCGCCGTTCGGTCCGCGGCGCCCTTCAGCCCGATTCCGCCTTGGATCGGCAAAGAGAATATCGATATTCTCGCCAGCTTCGAATACTACGACAATCGTTTGAATTATCGATTCATGCCGTAG